The following are from one region of the Megachile rotundata isolate GNS110a chromosome 15, iyMegRotu1, whole genome shotgun sequence genome:
- the Tsf2 gene encoding transferrin 2 isoform X2, which translates to MLFKSFINVLLIFFSTLSHVYGQNFTLTWCTISEAEQDKCNAFSRAVDREIVFFERSYIKLQCKQASTKEECMTMLDQEIAQITTLDAGEIFIAGRYHSLIPIMQEIYESGVNYQYAVAVIKKGSLPDVQSLQDLRGKKACFPGLGMLAGWIIPIYTLMKQGGLEIIDCNNHVKSAIKFFGPSCAVNSLIDKYNPLGDNSDQLCKLCIGKIPGGRCTTSDPYAGYEGAFRCLVEAGEIAFLVHTTVNEMTLTSFDYTSVKKEQFELLCRDGTRKPIDDYKLCNWGTVPSRAVVTSSATQLEHRRAYQRFLERAVRVLSKHSTRNSTDFYDNRFENRAEDSENRNGFERNLNGNELNPWDKTEATNVQPIETFDLFESAPRYGMHHNLLFSDSARDFVQLPEKIQTYSGYLGRSLDPILEVRRCTVNRMTLCVTSDPEMEKCIKMKIALKAQLLKPELNCYKGHSQIHCMQAIQNGIADVAVLDTSDVYTAGLRYDLVPFISEMYNLPTPEYYVVAVAKEEDDNTDLTYLKNKYTCHTGINTAAGWVYPLAYLISNTWIRGYGCDSVRAAAEYFSKSCVPGALSTEYNIGVPYDNMCDLCHGASFRYCRRDASEDYFGYTGAFRCLVEGGGDVAFVKHTTVAENTDGKRRETWARNTFTKDFELLCPDGTRRPTTDYMHCNLGKVAANAIVTRGGYYGYNETQINAYINLFIYAQQFYGRKEQDEFSFSMFYSTPPYSDLIFQDATQQLVVIPPEKREYSTYLGPDFLRARRIVDCNAGASAIEHSILATIAMIILTCMFSR; encoded by the exons atgttattcaaaAGTTTTATAAACGTGCTTCTAATATTCTTTAGTACATTATCTCACGTATATG gaCAAAACTTCACACTTACATGGTGTACAATATCAGAAGCTGAGCAAGATAAATGCAATGCATTTTCCAGAGCAGTTGATCGCGAAATAGTTTTCTTTGAACGtagttatattaaattacaatgtaAACAAGCATCAACTAAAGAAGAATGTATGACTATGTTGGATCAAGAGATAGCTCAAATAACTACATTAGATGCAGGCGAAATTTTTATAGCTGGTCGATATCACAGTTTAATACCAATAATGCAAGAAATATATGAAAGCGGAGTGAATTATCAGTACGCAGTAGCTGTTATTAAAAAAGGCTCTTTACCAGATGTTCAGAGCTTACAAGATTTAAGAGGGAAAAAAGCTTGTTTTCCTGGTCTTGGAATGTTAGCTGGCTGGATTATTCCTATTTATACT CTAATGAAACAAGGTGGACTAGAAATAATTGACTGCAATAATCATGTGAAATCTGCCATTAAATTCTTTGGACCTAGCTGTGCTGTAAACTCATTGATCGATAAATACAATCCATTAG gtGATAATTCTGATCAATTATGTAAACTGTGTATCGGAAAAATACCTGGAGGAAGGTGTACCACTTCGGATCCTTATGCAGGATACGAAGGAGCATTTAGGTGTCTAGTAGAGGCAGGAGAAATTGCCTTTTTAGTACATACAACAGTGAATGAAATGACATTAACAAGTTTTGACTATA CCTCTGTAAAGAAAGAGCAATTTGAATTGCTCTGTCGCGATGGCACGCGCAAACCCATTGACGATTACAAACTTTGCAATTGGGGTACTGTTCCTTCACGTGCTGTAGTCACATCGTCTGCTACGCAACTCGAACACCGTCGAGCCTATCAACGATTTTTAGAAAGAGCAGTTAGAGTGTTGAGCAAACACAGCACAAGAAATTCGACTGATTTTTATGATAATCGCTTCGAAAATCGAGCAG AAGATTCTGAAAATCGTAATGGATTCGAAAGAAATTTGAACGGGAATGAATTAAATCCATGGGATAAAACTGAAGCAACGAATGTACAGCCAATAGAAACATTCGATTTATTTGAATCCGCACCAAGATATGGAATGCATCACAACTTATTGTTCTCT GATTCAGCACGGGACTTTGTCCAGTTGCCAGAAAAGATTCAGACATATAGTGGTTATTTGGGCAGATCCTTAGATCCAATTTTAGAAGTACGTCGTTGTACTGTTAACAGAATGACTTTGTGCGTCACATCCGATCCAGAAATGGAAAAGTGTATAAAGATGAAG ATAGCATTAAAAGCGCAGTTACTGAAGCCAGAATTAAACTGTTATAAAGGTCACAGTCAAATTCATTGCATGCAGGCTATACAGAATGG AATCGCCGATGTAGCGGTGCTAGATACCAGCGATGTATACACCGCTGGCTTACGTTACGATTTGGTTCCGTTTATCTCTGAAATGTATAATTTGCCTACTCCAGAATACTACGTAGTCGCAGTGGCGAAAGAGGAGGATGATAATACCGACTTGACatacttaaaaaataagtaTACTTGTCACACGGGAATTAATACGGCTGCAGGTTGGGTGTATCCACTAGCATATCTTATTTCCAATACTTGGATTAGAGGCTACGGTTGCGACTCCGTTCGTGCAGCCGCAGAATACTTCAGTAAATCTTGCGTTCCGGGTGCGCTTAGCACCGAATATAATATTG GTGTGCCTTACGATAACATGTGTGACTTGTGTCACGGTGCAAGCTTTCGCTACTGTCGCAGAGACGCATCCGAAGATTACTTTGGATACACCGGTGCTTTCAGATGTTTAGTCGAAGGAGGAGGAGACGTGGCCTTCGTGAAGCACACGACGGTCGCCGAAAATACAGACGGAAAACGAAGAGAGACATGGGCGCGTAATACCTTCACGAAAGATTTCGAATTGCTTTGTCCAGATGGCACTCGTCGACCAACTACCGACTACATGCACTGTAATTTGGGGAAGGTCGCAGCCAACGCTATAGTCACGCGCGGCGGCTATTACGGATACAACGAGACACAAATAAACGcatacataaatttatttatatatgccCAGCAATTTTATGGCAGAAAGGAACAGGACGAATTCAGTTTCAGCATGTTTTACAGTACACCGCCTTACAGCGATCTGATCTTTCAAGATGCCACACAACAACTGGTGGTAATACCGCCTGAAAAAAGGGAGTACAGTACCTATTTAGGTCCAGACTTTCTGAGAGCTAGGAGAATCGTGGACTGTAACGCTGGAGCATCAGCCATTGAACATTCGATACTAGCCACGATAGCTATGATTATACTTACTTGCATGTTTAGCAGATAA
- the Tsf2 gene encoding transferrin 2 isoform X1, with translation MLFKSFINVLLIFFSTLSHVYGQNFTLTWCTISEAEQDKCNAFSRAVDREIVFFERSYIKLQCKQASTKEECMTMLDQEIAQITTLDAGEIFIAGRYHSLIPIMQEIYESGVNYQYAVAVIKKGSLPDVQSLQDLRGKKACFPGLGMLAGWIIPIYTLMKQGGLEIIDCNNHVKSAIKFFGPSCAVNSLIDKYNPLGDNSDQLCKLCIGKIPGGRCTTSDPYAGYEGAFRCLVEAGEIAFLVHTTVNEMTLTSFDYTSVKKEQFELLCRDGTRKPIDDYKLCNWGTVPSRAVVTSSATQLEHRRAYQRFLERAVRVLSKHSTRNSTDFYDNRFENRAGLNNRFDENNFTRNGFANPNEYNTEDSENRNGFERNLNGNELNPWDKTEATNVQPIETFDLFESAPRYGMHHNLLFSDSARDFVQLPEKIQTYSGYLGRSLDPILEVRRCTVNRMTLCVTSDPEMEKCIKMKIALKAQLLKPELNCYKGHSQIHCMQAIQNGIADVAVLDTSDVYTAGLRYDLVPFISEMYNLPTPEYYVVAVAKEEDDNTDLTYLKNKYTCHTGINTAAGWVYPLAYLISNTWIRGYGCDSVRAAAEYFSKSCVPGALSTEYNIGVPYDNMCDLCHGASFRYCRRDASEDYFGYTGAFRCLVEGGGDVAFVKHTTVAENTDGKRRETWARNTFTKDFELLCPDGTRRPTTDYMHCNLGKVAANAIVTRGGYYGYNETQINAYINLFIYAQQFYGRKEQDEFSFSMFYSTPPYSDLIFQDATQQLVVIPPEKREYSTYLGPDFLRARRIVDCNAGASAIEHSILATIAMIILTCMFSR, from the exons atgttattcaaaAGTTTTATAAACGTGCTTCTAATATTCTTTAGTACATTATCTCACGTATATG gaCAAAACTTCACACTTACATGGTGTACAATATCAGAAGCTGAGCAAGATAAATGCAATGCATTTTCCAGAGCAGTTGATCGCGAAATAGTTTTCTTTGAACGtagttatattaaattacaatgtaAACAAGCATCAACTAAAGAAGAATGTATGACTATGTTGGATCAAGAGATAGCTCAAATAACTACATTAGATGCAGGCGAAATTTTTATAGCTGGTCGATATCACAGTTTAATACCAATAATGCAAGAAATATATGAAAGCGGAGTGAATTATCAGTACGCAGTAGCTGTTATTAAAAAAGGCTCTTTACCAGATGTTCAGAGCTTACAAGATTTAAGAGGGAAAAAAGCTTGTTTTCCTGGTCTTGGAATGTTAGCTGGCTGGATTATTCCTATTTATACT CTAATGAAACAAGGTGGACTAGAAATAATTGACTGCAATAATCATGTGAAATCTGCCATTAAATTCTTTGGACCTAGCTGTGCTGTAAACTCATTGATCGATAAATACAATCCATTAG gtGATAATTCTGATCAATTATGTAAACTGTGTATCGGAAAAATACCTGGAGGAAGGTGTACCACTTCGGATCCTTATGCAGGATACGAAGGAGCATTTAGGTGTCTAGTAGAGGCAGGAGAAATTGCCTTTTTAGTACATACAACAGTGAATGAAATGACATTAACAAGTTTTGACTATA CCTCTGTAAAGAAAGAGCAATTTGAATTGCTCTGTCGCGATGGCACGCGCAAACCCATTGACGATTACAAACTTTGCAATTGGGGTACTGTTCCTTCACGTGCTGTAGTCACATCGTCTGCTACGCAACTCGAACACCGTCGAGCCTATCAACGATTTTTAGAAAGAGCAGTTAGAGTGTTGAGCAAACACAGCACAAGAAATTCGACTGATTTTTATGATAATCGCTTCGAAAATCGAGCAGGTTTGAACAATCGATTTGacgaaaataattttaccaGAAATGGATTTGCTAATCCTAATGAATATAACACAGAAGATTCTGAAAATCGTAATGGATTCGAAAGAAATTTGAACGGGAATGAATTAAATCCATGGGATAAAACTGAAGCAACGAATGTACAGCCAATAGAAACATTCGATTTATTTGAATCCGCACCAAGATATGGAATGCATCACAACTTATTGTTCTCT GATTCAGCACGGGACTTTGTCCAGTTGCCAGAAAAGATTCAGACATATAGTGGTTATTTGGGCAGATCCTTAGATCCAATTTTAGAAGTACGTCGTTGTACTGTTAACAGAATGACTTTGTGCGTCACATCCGATCCAGAAATGGAAAAGTGTATAAAGATGAAG ATAGCATTAAAAGCGCAGTTACTGAAGCCAGAATTAAACTGTTATAAAGGTCACAGTCAAATTCATTGCATGCAGGCTATACAGAATGG AATCGCCGATGTAGCGGTGCTAGATACCAGCGATGTATACACCGCTGGCTTACGTTACGATTTGGTTCCGTTTATCTCTGAAATGTATAATTTGCCTACTCCAGAATACTACGTAGTCGCAGTGGCGAAAGAGGAGGATGATAATACCGACTTGACatacttaaaaaataagtaTACTTGTCACACGGGAATTAATACGGCTGCAGGTTGGGTGTATCCACTAGCATATCTTATTTCCAATACTTGGATTAGAGGCTACGGTTGCGACTCCGTTCGTGCAGCCGCAGAATACTTCAGTAAATCTTGCGTTCCGGGTGCGCTTAGCACCGAATATAATATTG GTGTGCCTTACGATAACATGTGTGACTTGTGTCACGGTGCAAGCTTTCGCTACTGTCGCAGAGACGCATCCGAAGATTACTTTGGATACACCGGTGCTTTCAGATGTTTAGTCGAAGGAGGAGGAGACGTGGCCTTCGTGAAGCACACGACGGTCGCCGAAAATACAGACGGAAAACGAAGAGAGACATGGGCGCGTAATACCTTCACGAAAGATTTCGAATTGCTTTGTCCAGATGGCACTCGTCGACCAACTACCGACTACATGCACTGTAATTTGGGGAAGGTCGCAGCCAACGCTATAGTCACGCGCGGCGGCTATTACGGATACAACGAGACACAAATAAACGcatacataaatttatttatatatgccCAGCAATTTTATGGCAGAAAGGAACAGGACGAATTCAGTTTCAGCATGTTTTACAGTACACCGCCTTACAGCGATCTGATCTTTCAAGATGCCACACAACAACTGGTGGTAATACCGCCTGAAAAAAGGGAGTACAGTACCTATTTAGGTCCAGACTTTCTGAGAGCTAGGAGAATCGTGGACTGTAACGCTGGAGCATCAGCCATTGAACATTCGATACTAGCCACGATAGCTATGATTATACTTACTTGCATGTTTAGCAGATAA
- the Tsf2 gene encoding transferrin 2 isoform X3 encodes MTMLDQEIAQITTLDAGEIFIAGRYHSLIPIMQEIYESGVNYQYAVAVIKKGSLPDVQSLQDLRGKKACFPGLGMLAGWIIPIYTLMKQGGLEIIDCNNHVKSAIKFFGPSCAVNSLIDKYNPLGDNSDQLCKLCIGKIPGGRCTTSDPYAGYEGAFRCLVEAGEIAFLVHTTVNEMTLTSFDYTSVKKEQFELLCRDGTRKPIDDYKLCNWGTVPSRAVVTSSATQLEHRRAYQRFLERAVRVLSKHSTRNSTDFYDNRFENRAGLNNRFDENNFTRNGFANPNEYNTEDSENRNGFERNLNGNELNPWDKTEATNVQPIETFDLFESAPRYGMHHNLLFSDSARDFVQLPEKIQTYSGYLGRSLDPILEVRRCTVNRMTLCVTSDPEMEKCIKMKIALKAQLLKPELNCYKGHSQIHCMQAIQNGIADVAVLDTSDVYTAGLRYDLVPFISEMYNLPTPEYYVVAVAKEEDDNTDLTYLKNKYTCHTGINTAAGWVYPLAYLISNTWIRGYGCDSVRAAAEYFSKSCVPGALSTEYNIGVPYDNMCDLCHGASFRYCRRDASEDYFGYTGAFRCLVEGGGDVAFVKHTTVAENTDGKRRETWARNTFTKDFELLCPDGTRRPTTDYMHCNLGKVAANAIVTRGGYYGYNETQINAYINLFIYAQQFYGRKEQDEFSFSMFYSTPPYSDLIFQDATQQLVVIPPEKREYSTYLGPDFLRARRIVDCNAGASAIEHSILATIAMIILTCMFSR; translated from the exons ATGACTATGTTGGATCAAGAGATAGCTCAAATAACTACATTAGATGCAGGCGAAATTTTTATAGCTGGTCGATATCACAGTTTAATACCAATAATGCAAGAAATATATGAAAGCGGAGTGAATTATCAGTACGCAGTAGCTGTTATTAAAAAAGGCTCTTTACCAGATGTTCAGAGCTTACAAGATTTAAGAGGGAAAAAAGCTTGTTTTCCTGGTCTTGGAATGTTAGCTGGCTGGATTATTCCTATTTATACT CTAATGAAACAAGGTGGACTAGAAATAATTGACTGCAATAATCATGTGAAATCTGCCATTAAATTCTTTGGACCTAGCTGTGCTGTAAACTCATTGATCGATAAATACAATCCATTAG gtGATAATTCTGATCAATTATGTAAACTGTGTATCGGAAAAATACCTGGAGGAAGGTGTACCACTTCGGATCCTTATGCAGGATACGAAGGAGCATTTAGGTGTCTAGTAGAGGCAGGAGAAATTGCCTTTTTAGTACATACAACAGTGAATGAAATGACATTAACAAGTTTTGACTATA CCTCTGTAAAGAAAGAGCAATTTGAATTGCTCTGTCGCGATGGCACGCGCAAACCCATTGACGATTACAAACTTTGCAATTGGGGTACTGTTCCTTCACGTGCTGTAGTCACATCGTCTGCTACGCAACTCGAACACCGTCGAGCCTATCAACGATTTTTAGAAAGAGCAGTTAGAGTGTTGAGCAAACACAGCACAAGAAATTCGACTGATTTTTATGATAATCGCTTCGAAAATCGAGCAGGTTTGAACAATCGATTTGacgaaaataattttaccaGAAATGGATTTGCTAATCCTAATGAATATAACACAGAAGATTCTGAAAATCGTAATGGATTCGAAAGAAATTTGAACGGGAATGAATTAAATCCATGGGATAAAACTGAAGCAACGAATGTACAGCCAATAGAAACATTCGATTTATTTGAATCCGCACCAAGATATGGAATGCATCACAACTTATTGTTCTCT GATTCAGCACGGGACTTTGTCCAGTTGCCAGAAAAGATTCAGACATATAGTGGTTATTTGGGCAGATCCTTAGATCCAATTTTAGAAGTACGTCGTTGTACTGTTAACAGAATGACTTTGTGCGTCACATCCGATCCAGAAATGGAAAAGTGTATAAAGATGAAG ATAGCATTAAAAGCGCAGTTACTGAAGCCAGAATTAAACTGTTATAAAGGTCACAGTCAAATTCATTGCATGCAGGCTATACAGAATGG AATCGCCGATGTAGCGGTGCTAGATACCAGCGATGTATACACCGCTGGCTTACGTTACGATTTGGTTCCGTTTATCTCTGAAATGTATAATTTGCCTACTCCAGAATACTACGTAGTCGCAGTGGCGAAAGAGGAGGATGATAATACCGACTTGACatacttaaaaaataagtaTACTTGTCACACGGGAATTAATACGGCTGCAGGTTGGGTGTATCCACTAGCATATCTTATTTCCAATACTTGGATTAGAGGCTACGGTTGCGACTCCGTTCGTGCAGCCGCAGAATACTTCAGTAAATCTTGCGTTCCGGGTGCGCTTAGCACCGAATATAATATTG GTGTGCCTTACGATAACATGTGTGACTTGTGTCACGGTGCAAGCTTTCGCTACTGTCGCAGAGACGCATCCGAAGATTACTTTGGATACACCGGTGCTTTCAGATGTTTAGTCGAAGGAGGAGGAGACGTGGCCTTCGTGAAGCACACGACGGTCGCCGAAAATACAGACGGAAAACGAAGAGAGACATGGGCGCGTAATACCTTCACGAAAGATTTCGAATTGCTTTGTCCAGATGGCACTCGTCGACCAACTACCGACTACATGCACTGTAATTTGGGGAAGGTCGCAGCCAACGCTATAGTCACGCGCGGCGGCTATTACGGATACAACGAGACACAAATAAACGcatacataaatttatttatatatgccCAGCAATTTTATGGCAGAAAGGAACAGGACGAATTCAGTTTCAGCATGTTTTACAGTACACCGCCTTACAGCGATCTGATCTTTCAAGATGCCACACAACAACTGGTGGTAATACCGCCTGAAAAAAGGGAGTACAGTACCTATTTAGGTCCAGACTTTCTGAGAGCTAGGAGAATCGTGGACTGTAACGCTGGAGCATCAGCCATTGAACATTCGATACTAGCCACGATAGCTATGATTATACTTACTTGCATGTTTAGCAGATAA
- the LOC143265870 gene encoding uncharacterized protein LOC143265870 isoform X3, giving the protein MINEQITPEPTRKKQTKNKNYWCAPRKVKSTAEKRRKKLRKNVKKRIDILAQPKSTKTQSEHKSSNHIKMVRFPTRHKVTVSPNNISPRKTLKPKKLKSTKNVSRNLMIKSKKKKSLPIVLPKKIGLRLFSLVQKKLKELTDSKNI; this is encoded by the exons ATGATCAA CGAACAAATTACACCGGAGCCTACAAGAAAAAagcaaactaaaaataaaaattattggtgTGCTCCTAGGAAAGTAAAGAGCACCGCCGAA aaacGTCGTAAGAAATTAaggaaaaatgttaaaaaacgtATCGATATCTTAGCTCAGCCTAAATCGACAAAAACTCAGTCAGAACACAAGTCTTCCAAT CACATTAAAATGGTTCGGTTTCCTACAAGACATAAAGTCACAGTGTCTCCAAATAATATTTCTCCTCGCAAAACTTTGAAGCCGAAGAAACTGAAATCGACGAAAAATGTGTCAAGAAATTTAATGATAaaatcgaagaaaaagaagTCTTTGCCTATCGTACTGCCGAAGAAAATAGGTCTTCGATTATTCTCCTTAG TACAAAAGAAGCTGAAGGAATTAACAGACTCCAAAAATATATAA
- the LOC143265870 gene encoding uncharacterized protein LOC143265870 isoform X2 has protein sequence MINEQITPEPTRKKQTKNKNYWCAPRKVKSTAEVIKFDNMITLDGKPKKKRRKKLRKNVKKRIDILAQPKSTKTQSEHKSSNHIKMVRFPTRHKVTVSPNNISPRKTLKPKKLKSTKNVSRNLMIKSKKKKSLPIVLPKKIVQKKLKELTDSKNI, from the exons ATGATCAA CGAACAAATTACACCGGAGCCTACAAGAAAAAagcaaactaaaaataaaaattattggtgTGCTCCTAGGAAAGTAAAGAGCACCGCCGAAGTAATAAAGTTTGACAATATGATAACACTAGATGGAAAACCAAAAAAA aaacGTCGTAAGAAATTAaggaaaaatgttaaaaaacgtATCGATATCTTAGCTCAGCCTAAATCGACAAAAACTCAGTCAGAACACAAGTCTTCCAAT CACATTAAAATGGTTCGGTTTCCTACAAGACATAAAGTCACAGTGTCTCCAAATAATATTTCTCCTCGCAAAACTTTGAAGCCGAAGAAACTGAAATCGACGAAAAATGTGTCAAGAAATTTAATGATAaaatcgaagaaaaagaagTCTTTGCCTATCGTACTGCCGAAGAAAATAG TACAAAAGAAGCTGAAGGAATTAACAGACTCCAAAAATATATAA
- the LOC143265870 gene encoding uncharacterized protein LOC143265870 isoform X1, whose amino-acid sequence MINEQITPEPTRKKQTKNKNYWCAPRKVKSTAEVIKFDNMITLDGKPKKKRRKKLRKNVKKRIDILAQPKSTKTQSEHKSSNHIKMVRFPTRHKVTVSPNNISPRKTLKPKKLKSTKNVSRNLMIKSKKKKSLPIVLPKKIGLRLFSLVQKKLKELTDSKNI is encoded by the exons ATGATCAA CGAACAAATTACACCGGAGCCTACAAGAAAAAagcaaactaaaaataaaaattattggtgTGCTCCTAGGAAAGTAAAGAGCACCGCCGAAGTAATAAAGTTTGACAATATGATAACACTAGATGGAAAACCAAAAAAA aaacGTCGTAAGAAATTAaggaaaaatgttaaaaaacgtATCGATATCTTAGCTCAGCCTAAATCGACAAAAACTCAGTCAGAACACAAGTCTTCCAAT CACATTAAAATGGTTCGGTTTCCTACAAGACATAAAGTCACAGTGTCTCCAAATAATATTTCTCCTCGCAAAACTTTGAAGCCGAAGAAACTGAAATCGACGAAAAATGTGTCAAGAAATTTAATGATAaaatcgaagaaaaagaagTCTTTGCCTATCGTACTGCCGAAGAAAATAGGTCTTCGATTATTCTCCTTAG TACAAAAGAAGCTGAAGGAATTAACAGACTCCAAAAATATATAA
- the LOC100876397 gene encoding uncharacterized protein LOC100876397, whose amino-acid sequence MNTDAIPANVPRYEKLSKPKERIDRTSNYNAFNVKPEALSYQITDSINKLAQPKRKQVANISNVTNLRTSANNGKERYKLINSNEQSKDAQESKKKKFLLDTYARIVAARNKRCSKRLHELAKPKNPVRNDAYDNYDYFQTMKKYDAKPPALKKK is encoded by the exons ATGAACACTGATGCTATACCTGCAAACGTACCAAGATACGAAAAGTTATCAAAACCGAAGGAaagaatcgatcgaacgagtaATTACAATGCTTTTAAT GTAAAGCCAGAGGCATTATCTTATCAGATTACAGACTCCATAAACAAACTGGCTCAACCGAAACGAAAACAGGTCGCTAATATATCAAACGTAACCAACTTAAGAACCTCCGCAAATAATG GGAAAGAACGCTACAAGTTGATAAACAGCAACGAGCAATCAAAGGACGCGCAAgagtcgaagaagaagaaatttttGCTGGACACGTATGCTCGCATAGTTGCAGCCAGAAATAAGCGATGCTCGAAACGTCTGCACGAACTTGCGAAGCCGAAGAATCCTGTTAGAAACGATGCGTACGATAATTATGATTACTTTCAAACGATGAAGAAGTACGATGCGAAACCTCCGGCGCTGAAGAAAAAATAA